CGACATCCGGCTGCGGCGCATGGCGGTGTTCGACATCCTCATCAACAACGCCGACCGCAAGGGCGGGCACATCCTTTGCGACGTCGACGGCCGCGTGTACGGGGTGGACCACGGGGTGAGCCTGCACGTGCAGGACAAGCTGCGGACCGTGCTGTGGGGGTGGGCGGGAAAGCCGATCGACGACCCGACCATGGAGGCGGTCGCCGGGCTGGTGGAAGCGCTGCGGGGTCCGCTGGCCGAGGAACTGCACGGCCGGATCACCAGCACTGAAATCGCGGCGCTGACCCGGCGCGCGCACTCCTTGCTGGACAACCCGGTGATGCCCTCGCCCAACCGGCACCGCCCGATTCCCTGGCCGGCGTTCTGAGCCGCGGCGCCGTGTCGGCGATACTGGGTCGGTGAATCCCGCTGCTGACCTGACGGACGCCGCGCTGGCTGCCGAATTGGCCGCGGAGGCGGGGGAATTGCTGCTCGCGGTGCGCGAGGAGGTCGGTTTCGACTATCCGTGGGAGCTGGGCGACGCCGGAGACCGACGCGCGAACTCGCTGATTTTGCGCCGGTTGGCGGCCGCGCGGCCCGGGGATGCGGTGCTCAGTGAGGAAGCTCACGACGACCTGGTTCGGCTGAAGTCCGACCGGGTGTGGATCATCGACCCGCTGGACGGCACTCGCGAGTTCTCCACCCGCGGTCGTGACGACTGGGCGGTCCACATTGCGCTGTGGCAGCGCCCGTCGAACGGCCGGCACCAGATCACCGACGCGGCCGTCTCCCTGCCGGCCCGCGGCAACATCGTCTACCGCAGCGATACGGTGTCCGCGCGGGCCGCGCAAGCCGCGTCCGGTGGTACACCAGGCGTCATCCGGATCGCCGCCAGCGCCACCCGCCCGCCGGCCATCCTGTACCGGATGCGGCATCTGGTGGACATCGAACTGCTGCGGATCGGGTCGGCGGGCGCCAAGGCGATGGCGGTGGTCGACGGCGTCGCCGACGCCTACCTGCACGCCGGCGGCCAATGGGAATGGGATTCGGCGGCGCCGGCCGGGGTGGTGCTGGCCGCCGGCATGCATGCGTCGCGGCTGGACGGCTCGCCGCTGATGTACAACCAGCTCGATCCTTACCTGCCGGACCTGCTCATGTGTCGCAGCGAACTGGCGCCGATCCTGCTGGACGCCATCCGGCAGGCGTGGTGGTGAGCAGTCCCGTCGCCAGCCGGGCCTGACTGCGCGGCTCCTCCTCAGCACGCGGCGCGTGCTGCATCGTCGCCACGCGGGGTTCGACTGCGCGGCTCCTCCTCAGCACGCGGCGCGTGCTGCATCGTCGCCACGCTCTAAAGTCATCGGCATGCGGTCGTGGTCTTCTCCGCCGGTCCCGGATCTGCCCGGACGCGGCCCCGAGCTACGGCTTTACGACACCGCCGACCGCCAGGTCCGCCCGGTGACAGCCGGTCGCACCGCGAACATGTACGTCTGCGGCATCACCCCGTATGACGCCACGCATCTGGGTCACGCCGCCACCTATCTCGCGTTCGACCTGATCCACCGGCTCTGGCTCGACCTCGGTCACGACGTGCAGTACGTCCAGAACGTCACCGACGTCGACGACCCGCTGTTCGAACGCGCCGACCGCGACGGCGTCGACTGGCGCGAACTGGGCGACCGTGAGGTCGAACTTTTCCGCACCGACATGACGGCGCTGCGGGTGCTGCCGCCACGTGACTACGTCGGGGCCACCGAAGCCGTCGCCGAGATCGTGGAGCTCATCGAGAAGATGGTGGCGTCCGGGGCCGCCTACGTGGTCGAGGGAAAGTACCCGGACGTCTACTACCGCGCCGACGCCACCGTGCAGTTCGGCTACGAGTCCGGCTACGACCGCGACACCATGCTGGCGTTGTTCGCACAGCGCGGCGGCGACCCGCAACGCGCCGGTAAGACCGACGAACTCGACGCGTTGCTGTGGCGGGCCAACCGCCCCGGCGAGCCGTCCTGGCCGTCGCCGTTCGGGCCGGGAAGACCCGGCTGGCATGTCGAATGTGCGGCGATCGCGCTGAGCCGTATCCACAGCGAGCTCGACATCCAGGGTGGCGGCAGCGACCTGATTTTCCC
The nucleotide sequence above comes from Mycobacterium kiyosense. Encoded proteins:
- the cysQ gene encoding 3'-phosphoadenosine 5'-phosphate phosphatase, with protein sequence MNPAADLTDAALAAELAAEAGELLLAVREEVGFDYPWELGDAGDRRANSLILRRLAAARPGDAVLSEEAHDDLVRLKSDRVWIIDPLDGTREFSTRGRDDWAVHIALWQRPSNGRHQITDAAVSLPARGNIVYRSDTVSARAAQAASGGTPGVIRIAASATRPPAILYRMRHLVDIELLRIGSAGAKAMAVVDGVADAYLHAGGQWEWDSAAPAGVVLAAGMHASRLDGSPLMYNQLDPYLPDLLMCRSELAPILLDAIRQAWW
- the mshC gene encoding L-cysteine:1D-myo-inositol 2-amino-2-deoxy-alpha-D-glucopyranoside ligase, with the translated sequence MRSWSSPPVPDLPGRGPELRLYDTADRQVRPVTAGRTANMYVCGITPYDATHLGHAATYLAFDLIHRLWLDLGHDVQYVQNVTDVDDPLFERADRDGVDWRELGDREVELFRTDMTALRVLPPRDYVGATEAVAEIVELIEKMVASGAAYVVEGKYPDVYYRADATVQFGYESGYDRDTMLALFAQRGGDPQRAGKTDELDALLWRANRPGEPSWPSPFGPGRPGWHVECAAIALSRIHSELDIQGGGSDLIFPHHEFTAAHAECVTGARRFARHYVHAGMIGWDGHKMSKSRGNLVLVSTLRAQGVDPAAVRLGLLAGHYRADRSWSQQVLDDAQRRLQHWRAATALPAGPDAADVLTRVRQYLADDLDTPKSLAALDGWATDALEYGGHDEAAPRLVAAAVDALLGVGL